The Diospyros lotus cultivar Yz01 chromosome 15, ASM1463336v1, whole genome shotgun sequence genome has a window encoding:
- the LOC127792587 gene encoding transcription factor GHD7 has product MSSIPHFHSDHIFCNEFCEFPNPLSGGSTGGAPPMWVDQSLPIFDNGALDVVPQQPDFTSFSMTPFLEHFGVSDMAVPVLPELKAGLPDNISGSRSFDSASGYYRDVCELGEEYCNGFVQDFHSVYPASNDNWGFQVSTQVPVLEETSMKVGKYSVEERKDRILRYLRKRNQRNFNKTIKYACRKTLADKRVRVRGRFARNNEPCEGEAATKKNNNLYEDIEFCNNETVKIDHDREDWLQDAIASLMCLP; this is encoded by the exons ATGTCTTCCATTCCTCACTTCCACTCTGACCACATCTTCTGTAATGAATTCTGTGAATTCCCAAACCCTTTATCAGGCGGCAGCACTGGCGGTGCTCCTCCAATGTGGGTAGATCAAAGCTTACCCATCTTTGACAATGGAGCTCTTGACGTGGTGCCACAGCAGCCTGACTTCACATCATTTTCCATGACACCATTCCTGGAGCACTTCGGGGTCTCCGACATGGCGGTTCCTGTGCTGCCCGAGCTCAAAGCCGGGTTGCCTGACAATATCTCTGGAAGTCGAAGCTTTGATTCAGCTTCTGGATACTACAGGGATGTGTGCGAGCTGGGGGAGGAATATTGCAATGGTTTTGTTCAAGATTTCCACTCTGTTTATCCTGCTTCCAATGATAACTGG GGTTTTCAAGTTAGCACTCAAGTGCCAGTACTGGAAGAAACCAGTATGAAGGTTGGAAAGTACTCGGTTGAAGAAAGGAAGGACAGAATTCTAAGGTATCTGAGGAAGAGAAATCAAAGGAACTTCAACAAAACTATCAAG TATGCATGCCGCAAGACCCTAGCTGACAAGAGGGTTCGAGTTCGGGGAAGATTTGCCAGAAACAACGAACCATGCGAAGGAGAAGCAGCAACCAAGAAGAACAATAATCTTTATGAGGACATAGAATTTTGCAACAATGAAACTGTCAAG ATTGATCACGACAGGGAGGATTGGCTACAAGACGCGATCGCGAGTCTCATGTGTTTGCCTTAG